The Myxocyprinus asiaticus isolate MX2 ecotype Aquarium Trade chromosome 26, UBuf_Myxa_2, whole genome shotgun sequence genome has a window encoding:
- the LOC127416655 gene encoding acetyl-coenzyme A transporter 1-like gives MELSEAITHKNGRHRKPLVSNSDVSGREPKLSDLEVDGDEEALLQNSDREDGPANVRNGIHGELGNVALLLFLYVLQGIPLGLAGSIPLIMQSKSVSYKDQAYFSFVFWPFSLKLLWAPLVDSLYLGQFGRRKSWLVPTQYLLGLFMLYLSSTVDAMLQTDGQKGPDVITLTAVFFILAFLAATQDIAVDGWALTMLSRENVGYASTCNSVGQTAGYFLGNVLFLALESADFCNKYLRFEPQEQGIVTLSDFLFFWGIVFMVSTTLVAVLKKENGRQHRSKKKPREEANGVMETYKLLYSIIKLPTVFTFCILLLTAKIGFSAADAVTGLKLVEAGVPKEQLALLAVPMVPLQILLPLVISKYTAGPRPLDVFYKAFPFRLLIGLEYALLVWWTPTVQQEEGFPVYYYAVVLLSYAVHQVALYSMYVACMAFHAKVSDPVIGGTYMTLLNTVTNLGGNWPSTLALWLVDPLTFKECQGAPGQTCSSLEEAELCVREGGVCVTALDGYYVESVVCIVIGLCWWIIFGKKLKRLQEESPSAWHCRVAK, from the exons ATGGAACTGTCTGAAGCCATTACGCACAAGAATGGGAGGCATCGGAAACCTCTGGTGTCCAACTCGGATGTGAGTGGAAGGGAGCCCAAGCTGTCTGATTTAGAAGTGGATGGTGATGAGGAAGCTCTTTTGCAGAACTCGGACAGGGAAGATGGACCAGCTAATGTGCGTAACGGGATTCACGGAGAGCTGGGCAATGTGGCCCTGCTACTGTTCTTGTATGTGCTTCAGGGCATTCCCTTAGGCCTGGCTGGAAGCATCCCTCTCATCATGCAGAGTAAGAGCGTCAGCTACAAGGACCAAGCCTATTTTAGTTTCGTCTTTTGGCCCTTCAGCCTAAAGCTGCTCTGGGCTCCCCTGGTGGACTCGCTATACCTGGGGCAATTTGGTAGGAGGAAGTCATGGCTGGTACCCACTCAATATCTGCTGGGTCTTTTTATGCTCTATCTGTCATCCACGGTCGATGCAATGCttcagacagatggacagaaggGACCTGATGTGATCACCCTGACTGCAGTCTTCTTCATTCTGGCTTTCCTCGCAGCCACACAAGATATTGCCGTTGATGGTTGGGCTTTGACCATGCTGTCCAGGGAGAATGTGGGTTACGCCTCCACTTGTAACTCTGTGGGCCAGACAGCTGGATATTTCCTTGGCAATGTATTGTTTCTTGCTCTTGAGTCTGCTGATTTTTGCAACAAGTATCTGAGATTTGAGCCTCAGGAACAGGGCATTGTAACACTCTCAG ATTTCTTGTTTTTCTGGGGGATTGTTTTCATGGTGTCGACCACTCTGGTTGCTGTCCTGAAAAAGGAGAACGGCAGACAACACCGTTCCAAGAAGAAGCCCAGAGAGGAGGCAAATGGTGTTATGGAAACTTACAAGCTTTTGTACTCCATCATTAAATTGCCCACTGTCTTTACCTTCTGTATCCTGCTGCTAACCGCTAAG ATTGGTTTCTCTGCTGCGGACGCTGTGACGGGGCTGAAGCTAGTGGAAGCTGGGGTTCCTAAAGAGCAGCTGGCTCTGCTGGCAGTTCCCATGGTGCCCCTGCAGATCCTGCTGCCTTTAGTTATTAGTAAATACACAGCTGGTCCACGTCCACTTGATGTTTTCTACAAGGCATTTCCTTTCAG GCTGCTGATTGGTCTGGAGTATGCCCTACTAGTCTGGTGGACCCCAACTGTTCAGCAGGAGGAGGGCTTCCCTGTGTATTACTATGCTGTTGTGCTGCTCAGCTATGCTGTGCATCAG gtggcactatatAGCATGTATGTGGCCTGTATGGCCTTTCATGCTAAGGTTAGTGACCCTGTGATAGGCGGCACCTACATGACACTTCTGAACACTGTGACTAATCTAGGAGGGAACTGGCCCTCTACACTAGCTCTGTGGCTGGTAGACCCTCTCACCTTTAAAGAGTGCCAGGGAGCACCTGGACAGACATGCAGCTCCCTAGAAGAagcagag CTCTGTGTCAGAGAAGGTGGCGTGTGTGTGACTGCATTGGACGGTTACTATGTGGAGTCTGTAGTGTGCATTGTGATTGGTCTCTGCTGGTGGATCATTTTCGGGAAAAAGTTGAAGCGATTACAAGAAGAGAGCCCCTCTGCGTGGCATTGCAGGGTTGCCAAATAA